A single Sulfurimonas aquatica DNA region contains:
- a CDS encoding DUF423 domain-containing protein — protein MNITANTKSFLIIASFMMALGISIGAFGAHGLQPYLSEYGNTIYNKGVDYWFYNSLGLFGIALMAHLVPASSKIVKGFYFVLTGTLIFSCSLYTLALTDIKLLGAITPIGGSIMIIGWVLCIVGIIKDAKVLES, from the coding sequence TTGAACATTACAGCAAACACAAAATCTTTTTTGATAATTGCATCTTTTATGATGGCTTTAGGCATAAGTATAGGAGCCTTTGGTGCTCATGGCTTACAGCCTTACCTTAGTGAGTATGGAAACACTATCTACAATAAGGGAGTTGACTACTGGTTCTATAACTCTTTAGGTCTATTTGGCATAGCGTTAATGGCACACTTAGTACCTGCTTCATCAAAAATAGTAAAAGGATTTTATTTTGTACTTACAGGTACACTTATATTTTCTTGCTCACTTTACACTCTTGCACTTACGGATATCAAATTATTAGGAGCCATCACGCCTATTGGAGGTTCTATCATGATAATAGGCTGGGTACTTTGTATAGTCGGAATCATAAAAGATGCGAAAGTATTAGAAAGCTAA